In Leptodesmis sichuanensis A121, the following are encoded in one genomic region:
- a CDS encoding XdhC family protein has translation MLIPFYRQLAKSLTAGPVVVATVVSTRGSVPREVGARMMIDAEGRSHGTIGGGAGEAKVIQTAKTILTTGEKQLVAIDLSGAPDRDTQGVCGGQMQVWLERWSGNEAIALVQQILTHLEAGQSVTLVTPFEVERSPYLEEARGPAPCSPFSELLHPPPTLLIIGAGHCGIQLAKVADLIGFQVMVQDQREEWANRQHYPQAARIFTTPIATALTQLAHHTQLYAALLTRGYQYDLEALSALLKREIPCTYIGMIGSQKRVQKVKQAMEQAGFAAEQLRSLHAPIGLSIGALTPEEIAVSIAAELIQVRRSGKAYSNSLK, from the coding sequence ATGCTGATTCCGTTCTATCGTCAATTAGCGAAATCTCTAACAGCAGGCCCGGTGGTTGTCGCCACGGTAGTCAGCACACGCGGATCTGTTCCCCGCGAGGTGGGAGCCAGGATGATGATTGATGCAGAGGGGCGATCGCACGGCACGATCGGGGGTGGAGCCGGAGAAGCCAAAGTCATCCAGACGGCTAAAACTATCCTGACAACTGGAGAAAAGCAACTGGTAGCAATTGATCTATCCGGTGCGCCCGATCGCGATACCCAGGGAGTGTGCGGCGGACAGATGCAAGTCTGGTTAGAACGTTGGTCAGGGAACGAGGCGATCGCCCTGGTTCAGCAAATCCTCACCCATCTAGAGGCTGGACAATCTGTGACTCTGGTAACGCCCTTTGAAGTGGAGCGATCGCCCTACCTGGAAGAGGCACGAGGCCCTGCTCCCTGCTCCCCTTTCTCCGAACTCCTCCATCCCCCTCCCACCCTGCTAATCATTGGTGCAGGTCATTGCGGCATTCAACTGGCAAAAGTGGCTGACTTGATCGGGTTTCAGGTGATGGTTCAGGATCAGCGAGAAGAATGGGCGAACAGGCAGCACTATCCCCAGGCAGCCCGGATCTTTACTACGCCGATCGCCACCGCCCTCACCCAACTGGCTCACCACACCCAACTGTATGCGGCACTGCTGACCCGCGGCTATCAGTATGATCTGGAAGCGCTGTCAGCCTTGCTCAAACGAGAAATTCCCTGCACCTACATTGGCATGATTGGTAGTCAGAAACGAGTCCAAAAAGTAAAGCAGGCAATGGAGCAGGCGGGATTTGCTGCGGAACAATTGCGATCGCTGCACGCTCCGATCGGCCTCAGCATTGGTGCCCTGACCCCTGAAGAAATCGCCGTCAGCATTGCCGCCGAACTGATTCAGGTACGACGGAGTGGTAAAGCTTATTCAAACAGCCTGAAATAA
- a CDS encoding TIGR02652 family protein, translated as MINPALQYPIFGPEIQCPHCRQTIPALTLTDTYLCQRHGAFEANPKTSELIHLQSGRHWRRWEGEWYRQHTHPDGIRFEIHEALDRLYTQGYRATRVIIAKRYKDLISTYLERSTPWRGQNEAPKPRLYGLPVEFSPDPEEVPCWEVINFDLEKEPGAPVRYPYFRLFE; from the coding sequence ATGATCAACCCCGCCCTGCAGTACCCAATTTTTGGCCCGGAAATTCAGTGCCCTCACTGTCGCCAGACCATTCCGGCACTCACGCTGACGGATACTTATCTCTGTCAGCGACATGGTGCTTTTGAAGCGAACCCAAAGACCAGTGAACTGATTCACCTGCAGTCTGGGCGACATTGGCGGCGCTGGGAAGGGGAATGGTATCGCCAACATACCCATCCTGATGGCATCCGATTTGAAATTCACGAAGCCCTTGATCGCCTTTACACCCAGGGCTACCGGGCAACGCGCGTGATCATTGCCAAGCGCTACAAAGACCTGATCAGCACCTATCTGGAGCGCAGCACTCCCTGGCGAGGCCAGAATGAAGCTCCAAAGCCCAGACTATATGGCCTTCCGGTAGAATTCAGTCCTGATCCAGAAGAAGTCCCCTGCTGGGAAGTCATCAACTTCGACCTGGAAAAAGAACCGGGCGCACCTGTTCGCTATCCTTATTTCAGGCTGTTTGAATAA
- a CDS encoding gamma carbonic anhydrase family protein, which produces MNDFSDQRIQSSSFWPPPDLSQAAFVAANATIVGQVTIAEGASIWYGAVLRGDVEAIVIGKSTNVQDGAILHGDPGKPTVLEEYVTVGHRAVVHSAYVERGSLIGIGAIVLDGVRVGTGSIIGAGAVVTKDVPPRSLVVGIPGKVIRTISDAEADELIDHARRYQQLALVHAGRGTDTGFSRRG; this is translated from the coding sequence GTGAACGATTTTAGCGACCAACGGATACAATCTTCATCTTTCTGGCCCCCTCCCGACCTGTCTCAAGCGGCCTTTGTCGCTGCCAATGCCACGATCGTGGGGCAAGTTACGATCGCCGAGGGAGCCAGTATTTGGTACGGGGCCGTGTTACGAGGTGATGTGGAAGCAATTGTGATTGGCAAAAGCACCAATGTTCAGGATGGGGCAATTCTCCACGGAGACCCGGGAAAACCCACGGTTCTGGAAGAATACGTCACGGTTGGTCATCGCGCCGTCGTTCATAGTGCCTATGTGGAACGCGGATCCTTGATTGGGATTGGGGCGATCGTCCTGGATGGCGTGCGGGTTGGGACTGGCAGCATCATTGGGGCCGGAGCCGTAGTGACGAAGGATGTGCCACCGCGATCGCTGGTGGTCGGGATTCCTGGAAAAGTTATCCGTACAATATCCGATGCAGAGGCAGATGAGTTAATTGACCATGCCCGCCGCTACCAGCAACTCGCCTTAGTTCATGCCGGACGAGGGACGGATACAGGATTTTCAAGAAGGGGCTAG
- a CDS encoding photosystem II protein Y, with protein sequence MDWRLLIVLLPLVLALGWVFKNIGQQALKQGQDFLSKQ encoded by the coding sequence ATGGATTGGCGCTTACTGATCGTTCTGCTTCCTCTGGTTCTCGCTCTGGGTTGGGTTTTCAAGAATATTGGACAGCAAGCCTTAAAGCAAGGTCAGGATTTTTTGTCTAAGCAATAA
- a CDS encoding glycosyltransferase, with protein MRKWSVDLHKLIYTHILLIGVPTIFYYCLRRGGFTLIDVHMAIATFFLVSSLMIIVESSNALFRRYAVASEKPAPEPLKRLRRSFKSVFGIEGRCLCPQTPLPRCSFIVVAYLPNEQDIILETLQHILTTVERSPAGLELILAYNTPVDLPIEADLHLLAEAHPELRLLRVEGSHSKAENINAALEIVTGKITCILDADHHPSADCFARAWRWLEQGYDVVQGRNVIRNHAHSLLTQNIAVEFESLYGVSHPAKSFLTDSTIFGGSNGYWHTSALQRIRFNPTMLTEDIDATMRTLLNGYRIVHDRSIIATELAPEDFTSFWFQRKRWAQGWLEVSFKYQRRVWRSPHFTLWQKIYWTYLLYYCVIYSLCALQILPLILSMFLFHGYLPPSDNVYLWISTLITFFSGFYQTAVTMKIAAIRYPNRYFAQHAILIFLYTTLKNMISTVGLYDHLSGQNSWVVTPRGKQSTPVVQPDAGSVLGSTTGLGSTEEPLLP; from the coding sequence GTGAGGAAGTGGTCAGTCGATCTGCACAAATTAATCTATACCCACATCTTATTGATTGGGGTGCCTACGATTTTTTATTACTGCCTGCGACGGGGCGGCTTTACCCTGATCGATGTCCACATGGCGATCGCAACGTTCTTCTTAGTCAGTTCCCTGATGATTATTGTGGAATCGTCTAATGCGTTGTTCCGTCGCTATGCGGTTGCATCCGAAAAGCCAGCCCCAGAACCTCTGAAGCGGCTCAGGCGATCCTTCAAATCGGTCTTTGGCATCGAGGGCCGCTGCCTTTGTCCGCAAACTCCTTTACCCCGCTGCTCTTTTATCGTAGTGGCCTACCTGCCGAACGAACAGGACATTATTCTGGAAACGCTGCAACACATTCTGACCACAGTGGAGCGATCGCCCGCTGGCCTGGAACTGATTCTGGCTTATAACACTCCGGTTGATTTACCGATCGAAGCCGACCTGCACCTGTTGGCCGAGGCCCATCCAGAATTGCGGCTCCTGCGGGTGGAGGGCAGTCATTCTAAAGCAGAGAATATTAATGCCGCGCTGGAAATTGTGACCGGAAAGATCACCTGTATTCTGGACGCTGACCACCATCCCAGTGCCGACTGTTTTGCCCGAGCATGGCGCTGGCTAGAACAAGGCTACGACGTAGTCCAGGGGCGCAATGTTATCCGCAATCATGCCCACAGTCTGTTAACTCAGAATATCGCTGTGGAGTTTGAATCGCTGTATGGCGTGAGTCACCCGGCTAAGTCTTTCTTAACCGACTCCACCATTTTTGGTGGCTCCAATGGCTATTGGCATACCTCCGCCTTGCAGAGAATCCGGTTTAATCCCACGATGCTGACGGAGGACATTGATGCCACGATGCGAACGTTGCTGAATGGCTATCGCATCGTTCACGATCGCAGTATCATTGCCACGGAATTAGCGCCGGAAGATTTCACCTCCTTCTGGTTTCAGCGCAAACGCTGGGCACAGGGCTGGCTGGAGGTCAGTTTTAAGTATCAGCGACGAGTCTGGCGATCGCCCCACTTCACCCTCTGGCAGAAGATCTACTGGACATACCTGCTCTACTACTGCGTTATTTATTCCCTGTGTGCCTTGCAGATTCTGCCGCTGATTCTCAGTATGTTCTTGTTCCACGGCTATTTGCCACCTTCCGATAATGTCTACCTGTGGATCAGTACGCTGATTACCTTTTTCAGCGGGTTTTATCAAACGGCTGTAACCATGAAAATAGCAGCCATTCGTTATCCCAACCGTTACTTTGCCCAGCACGCGATTCTCATCTTTCTCTACACCACTTTGAAAAACATGATCTCGACCGTAGGGCTGTATGACCATTTGAGTGGTCAGAACAGTTGGGTGGTGACTCCCCGTGGCAAACAATCTACTCCCGTGGTTCAACCAGATGCCGGGTCTGTGTTGGGTTCAACCACCGGCCTCGGCTCCACAGAAGAACCTTTATTGCCTTAG
- a CDS encoding acyltransferase family protein — protein sequence MVNQRAERSQRLAWLEGVRILSVVMLLLYHVQLRFTGYAYTPQPTGLVDNLNQLIAVTEELPGQGSWMQLLALPAWFGFQFVDVLVLVSGFSLVLSLQGKYLEVGQFLHRRLSRILIPFWTVVWLAVPLLWTIAVATGSRLPEPWYLFAGITYPLTFSYDSELLVGTSGPWWLMSLILSFAVISPWLWKLMQRWGGINLLLLSTILTISYRALAVYGLGGHPTSVIWDSAAGWHPFALFLSKLSTFVLGMVVGQAFTRRRGPVYWPARKALITGIGVYAIGFFCQFYLWGWVLSDLLLPIGLGLCIMVALRALANQPMAAATMVTLGTYTYTYFLLHGLVADRILQLIVQGDPTRYVLMLPVIVGGTLILAMVVEYISPLIRRIVVGLARDLDYVLATTPTLPQRFWNPQVGDQVRYRGEAGWTVLKVEKLLDEREFFLCQVSDGRQSLWANEDDLEPIGQRLS from the coding sequence ATGGTTAATCAAAGGGCAGAACGATCGCAGCGTCTAGCCTGGTTAGAAGGAGTTCGGATCCTCTCAGTGGTGATGCTGCTCCTCTATCATGTTCAGTTACGGTTTACGGGATACGCCTATACTCCCCAGCCAACCGGATTGGTAGATAATCTCAACCAGTTAATTGCGGTGACAGAAGAATTACCGGGCCAGGGCAGTTGGATGCAATTGCTGGCTCTACCCGCCTGGTTTGGATTTCAGTTTGTGGATGTGCTGGTACTGGTCAGTGGATTTAGCCTGGTGCTATCCCTACAGGGAAAATATCTGGAGGTCGGTCAGTTTCTACACCGCCGATTGTCGAGGATTCTCATCCCTTTTTGGACGGTGGTATGGTTGGCTGTGCCCCTGCTCTGGACGATCGCAGTCGCCACCGGAAGCCGTCTTCCTGAACCCTGGTATCTGTTTGCTGGAATAACCTATCCTCTGACATTCAGTTATGACAGTGAATTATTAGTCGGCACCAGTGGCCCGTGGTGGCTCATGTCACTAATCCTGAGCTTTGCCGTGATCTCTCCCTGGCTGTGGAAGCTGATGCAGCGTTGGGGAGGAATAAATTTATTGCTGCTGAGTACTATTCTGACCATCAGCTATCGTGCCCTGGCAGTCTATGGTTTAGGCGGACATCCAACTTCCGTAATTTGGGACAGTGCAGCAGGCTGGCATCCCTTCGCGTTGTTTCTGTCTAAATTGAGTACATTTGTCCTGGGTATGGTTGTAGGACAGGCGTTTACTCGGCGGCGTGGGCCAGTATATTGGCCAGCTCGCAAGGCTTTAATCACAGGGATTGGGGTATATGCGATCGGCTTTTTCTGCCAGTTTTATCTCTGGGGTTGGGTGCTATCGGATTTATTGCTGCCGATCGGGCTAGGGCTGTGTATCATGGTGGCCTTGCGTGCTCTAGCCAATCAACCGATGGCAGCGGCAACAATGGTAACGCTGGGAACCTATACCTATACCTACTTCCTGCTGCATGGTTTGGTGGCCGATCGAATACTGCAGTTAATTGTTCAGGGCGACCCGACCCGGTATGTCCTGATGCTACCCGTGATAGTGGGAGGCACGTTGATTTTGGCGATGGTAGTGGAGTATATCAGTCCTCTAATTCGACGCATTGTAGTTGGATTAGCGCGGGATCTGGATTATGTTCTGGCGACGACCCCGACCCTGCCCCAACGGTTCTGGAATCCACAAGTGGGCGACCAAGTGCGGTATCGGGGGGAAGCAGGCTGGACAGTGCTAAAGGTAGAAAAACTGCTGGACGAACGGGAGTTTTTCCTCTGTCAGGTGAGCGATGGACGGCAATCGCTCTGGGCCAACGAGGACGATCTGGAACCGATTGGGCAACGCCTTTCATGA
- a CDS encoding tetratricopeptide repeat protein — protein sequence MPRMSNLEAELFLQQGLQLSHAGAFEDAIANFDQSLQLNPNWHEPWYHKGITLCELGRYSDAITCFNQALDLQPNYPEALNSRGIALYHLGSYEAAIASYDQALKLRPSFYQVWYNRGNALDKSGCYEAALESYNQCLQLEPDYSKSWYNRAIILDKLGRYEEAIENYDKAIEFRPHYSNAWYNRANILHRLQRYTEALTSYERVLTIKPDWYGAWYNQGNVLHKLGRHEEAIASYDQALKIKSDLHEAWYNRGNALDALGRYREAIDSYSKALHLKPDLREAWYNWGSTLYKSGRYEEAIRSYEQAIQLDAQFSRAWYSRGSAFRKLGMYTEAISSYDKAVEHQPDLYEAWYARGVALGHLGQNEAAIASYDQALQINPDFYPAWYSRGVALSHLGDYKAALESYDRALQLKPDFLQAISRRKLALSQGCPPAIAPDQDQGQESSAFPDLPSNPDEPTTELQNPNQRATR from the coding sequence ATGCCCCGGATGTCGAACCTGGAAGCAGAACTTTTTCTTCAGCAGGGATTACAGCTAAGCCATGCTGGTGCTTTTGAAGACGCGATCGCCAACTTCGATCAGTCCCTGCAACTTAATCCGAATTGGCACGAACCCTGGTATCACAAGGGTATTACCCTCTGCGAGTTGGGCCGTTATAGTGATGCCATTACTTGTTTCAACCAGGCGTTGGATTTGCAGCCCAATTACCCAGAAGCCCTGAATAGTCGGGGGATTGCTCTCTATCATCTGGGAAGTTATGAAGCCGCGATCGCCAGTTACGACCAGGCCCTGAAGTTACGACCATCCTTTTATCAGGTCTGGTACAACCGGGGGAATGCGTTGGATAAGTCAGGCTGTTACGAGGCAGCCCTGGAAAGTTACAACCAATGTTTGCAACTGGAACCGGACTATTCCAAGTCCTGGTATAACCGGGCGATTATTCTGGACAAGTTGGGGCGCTATGAGGAAGCGATCGAAAACTACGATAAGGCAATCGAATTCCGGCCCCATTATTCCAATGCCTGGTACAACCGGGCTAATATTCTGCACCGCCTACAGCGCTACACCGAAGCACTGACCAGTTACGAACGGGTATTGACGATCAAACCTGACTGGTACGGAGCCTGGTATAACCAGGGCAATGTGTTACACAAACTGGGACGACATGAAGAGGCGATCGCCAGCTATGACCAGGCCCTCAAAATTAAGTCAGATCTGCATGAAGCCTGGTATAACCGGGGCAATGCGTTAGATGCACTGGGTCGGTATCGAGAGGCGATCGACAGTTACAGTAAGGCGCTGCATCTCAAACCCGATCTGCGAGAAGCCTGGTACAACTGGGGAAGTACCCTCTACAAGTCTGGACGCTACGAGGAAGCCATCCGCAGCTATGAGCAAGCCATTCAATTAGATGCTCAATTTTCCAGAGCCTGGTACAGTCGGGGGTCCGCTTTTCGTAAATTGGGGATGTATACAGAAGCGATTAGCAGCTACGACAAAGCTGTGGAGCATCAACCTGATCTGTACGAAGCGTGGTATGCCAGAGGTGTAGCCTTGGGGCACCTGGGGCAAAATGAAGCGGCGATCGCCAGTTACGATCAAGCATTGCAGATCAATCCGGATTTTTATCCTGCCTGGTATAGCCGAGGGGTTGCCCTTAGCCATCTGGGGGACTACAAAGCAGCGTTGGAGAGCTATGACCGGGCTTTACAGCTAAAGCCAGATTTTTTACAGGCTATCAGTCGCCGTAAGCTGGCTCTTAGTCAGGGGTGCCCACCCGCGATCGCGCCGGATCAAGATCAGGGACAGGAATCTTCTGCCTTTCCAGACCTACCCTCTAATCCGGATGAACCGACTACCGAGTTGCAAAATCCCAATCAACGGGCCACCCGGTAA
- a CDS encoding GspE/PulE/PilB domain-containing protein, with protein sequence MVFPPGAPSESQESEPRRTAQAQQSKPDWMNQIDAEQAFRLVDSILPFEACLYHQILPLSLEGSRLKLGMVNVDDTAALDYVRRILAYMNCSLVPHPLASDVHYAALSAYLQYSDQQKKAVSPAAPSVARRIAKKLAEQSSQRGSDTGADHSPDPHTSPTLLVDSPTELPSFRPNPPADNGLVESERSLAPQPLGVHEDEDTVIFSEPFESTTPSDQAAELDIAPQHLADDPVVLASLPADALLQELLGRILAWGIGRLYLEQRLEHGRILWSQNGVLQAVLEELPTATLQGVIRELKQLTNVPAAVVEKNKQVEIEKMYQGRRLLLRLRLMPGKHGEEATLQVLRGAALKFYRQQQLVNLAQEATGIAQQLQKKVNEMAAYSRDHAVEPPDHLGIYSELDRILKRIGYQLSSLQTLKLNDSAEEE encoded by the coding sequence ATGGTGTTTCCTCCTGGTGCCCCGTCCGAGTCCCAAGAATCTGAACCACGACGCACTGCTCAGGCACAACAGTCAAAACCGGATTGGATGAATCAAATTGATGCCGAGCAAGCCTTTCGATTGGTAGACAGCATTCTTCCCTTCGAGGCTTGCTTGTATCATCAAATCTTGCCCCTCTCTCTGGAGGGGAGCCGACTGAAGCTGGGAATGGTAAACGTTGATGATACGGCAGCCCTGGATTATGTCCGTCGCATCCTGGCTTATATGAATTGCTCCCTGGTGCCCCATCCCCTGGCTTCAGATGTTCACTATGCTGCGTTGTCGGCTTACCTGCAATATTCTGACCAACAAAAGAAGGCTGTTAGCCCTGCGGCACCTTCGGTAGCTAGACGAATTGCCAAAAAGCTGGCTGAGCAATCTTCCCAAAGAGGCTCTGATACCGGAGCCGACCATTCGCCCGATCCCCATACCAGTCCAACGCTCCTGGTAGATAGCCCAACTGAATTACCGTCCTTTCGCCCGAACCCACCAGCCGATAATGGGCTTGTAGAAAGTGAGCGATCGCTGGCTCCTCAACCCCTGGGAGTTCATGAAGATGAGGATACGGTTATCTTCAGCGAACCCTTTGAAAGCACCACACCATCAGATCAAGCGGCTGAGTTAGACATTGCGCCTCAACACCTGGCGGATGATCCAGTCGTGTTGGCATCTCTTCCAGCCGATGCCTTACTCCAGGAGCTTCTAGGGCGCATTCTGGCATGGGGAATTGGTCGTCTGTATTTAGAGCAACGGCTCGAACATGGCCGAATTTTGTGGAGCCAGAATGGTGTTTTGCAAGCTGTGCTGGAAGAGTTGCCCACTGCTACGCTGCAAGGCGTAATTCGGGAACTAAAACAATTAACCAATGTGCCCGCAGCCGTGGTTGAAAAGAATAAGCAAGTTGAAATTGAAAAAATGTATCAGGGCCGTCGCTTATTATTGCGGCTACGGTTGATGCCCGGAAAGCACGGGGAAGAAGCAACCTTACAAGTTCTGCGCGGGGCTGCACTCAAGTTCTATCGACAACAGCAACTGGTTAATCTGGCCCAAGAAGCCACAGGGATTGCCCAGCAACTGCAAAAAAAGGTGAATGAAATGGCTGCCTACAGTCGGGATCATGCCGTGGAGCCGCCAGACCATTTAGGGATTTACTCTGAACTCGATCGCATCCTAAAACGTATTGGCTACCAACTGTCCAGCTTACAGACCCTGAAGCTGAACGATTCCGCAGAAGAGGAATAA